Proteins encoded in a region of the Benincasa hispida cultivar B227 chromosome 2, ASM972705v1, whole genome shotgun sequence genome:
- the LOC120070833 gene encoding uncharacterized protein LOC120070833, which yields MIRDQDGSKSKRCSKNFTGILGYVLGSSFLFEKHRSSSKFSLQSWVGGFTGKNSSNSLRSPNLVNKNPQNDRSNSKSHPPTSGGSYAVYTQSNTENSIATSIGGNGDSHCPDKCMVRQDTEFPESSVLHIADSHAGSGECEKVPHKDMPGLVQKIKWGDLEDDSLVLNNSANGVEIKFGNIGEVDLGVSEKNEVKHDLASLVSSSIDTQANKLVAASVREEEASHQTLLSTNEEKLCQVSHQDINREFIEDLEVLSNSEATVCPVTDGSNFKGIGTEHTKPVDDHSSNFNSLSCEEIVTEPKVLKAIKLPEVENPVLHEAAGKTEICSLSLPVQNAESVPTETSRRENSGGSFDLVEEPQIEQGSGTHNVQVASVPSEGETGESKERFRQRLWCFLFENLNRAVDELYLLCELECDLEQMKEAILVLEEAASDFKELNARVEEFEEVKRLSSQSVDGMPITMKSDHCRPHALSWEVRRMTNSPHKAEILSSSLEAFKKIRQERANMLEASKKLPGNECLSPQCMDQMKKTSTINCVVHEAADSASKTAENKGVDLTPGSLSGKEKNTESLGTDKVNVVQNIRSRPQNSLSFINSSKPPLAVKFKRDQLESDVERLVSRRERALAEGTCEKIQKPIEHSKRQATVSEKDKEKEKRNMGARKSMDAWKEKRNWEDILSSSVRISSRVSHLPGMSRKSAERVRVLHDKLMSPDKKKKTSLDVKREAEEKHARAMKIRSELENERVQKLQRTSEKLNRVNEWQAVRTMKLREGMYARHQRSESRHEAFLAQVVKRAGDESSKVNEVRFITSLNEENKKIMLRQKLHGSELRRAEKLQVMKIKQKEDMAREEAVLERKKLIEAEKLQRLAETQRKKEEAHVRREEERKASSAAREARAMEQLRRKEERARAQQEEAELMAQKLAERLSESEQRRKFYLEQIRERASMDFRDQSSPLLRRYMHKDGPSKSTPNNNGDEQGPSSSDLGSGLALGKTTMQQHMKRRIKRIRQRLMALKYEFVEPVNGAENVGIGYRTSIGTARAKIGRWLQELQKLRQARKEGAASLGLIIAEMIKYLDGRELELQASRQAGLLDFIASALPASHTSKPEACQVMIHLLKLLRVVLSASANRSYFLAQNLLPPIIPMLSTALENYIKIAASINAPGNGVPSSRTSIENFESSSEVLDGSLWTITTIIGHINSEGPQLQMWDGLLELLVAYQVIQRLRDLFALYDRPQVEGSPFPSSILLSIRLLVVLTSRPGTDSTISCVLPYSEKWAGDESGIAISVVSGDFLGTGSTEDSSPPESGLNGGKIVQNPKMTVDQLDDESCEQKIKNGMKPSDCGQREQTDCSIEANGVNLIQTDDPQDGEVVLKSFVSQGDKKQPVDLVSDERIKNITKLKPPLAYLLSAISDTGIVGLLSLLTAVLLQANNRLSSEQASYILPSNFEDVATGVLKVLNNLASLDLKFMQRVLARPDLKMEFFHLMSFLLSHCSSKWTAPSDPIGLLLLESLSILGHFALFHPENQEVLRWGKSPTILHKVCDLPFVLFSDPELMPVLASTLVAACYGCEQNKSVVQQELSIDMLLSLLRSCKNNPLVPALQSTSTQENEESNESNPNGPESRKPQTDGTIRTTRNVGRMTKTSLGRPGGGSSGNSNRSNKTRNHRDNRSAKASDEIALKHNQPAIEVASVMLHYRFPSSFLDRAEQFFSTGISTAVDG from the exons ATGATCAGGGATCAGGATGGTTCGAAGTCAAAAAG GTGCTCTAAAAATTTTACCGGCATACTTGGATATGTGTTGGGCTCTTCTTTCCTTTTCGAG AAGCACAGGAGCAGTTCTAAGTTTTCCCTACAGAGTTGGGTTGGAGGATTTACGGGAAAAAATTCGTCTAATTCTTTGCGCAGTCCAAATCTTGTGAataaaaatccccaaaatgacaGGTCAAACTCAAAGTCTCATCCTCCAACATCAGGAGGAAGCTATGCTGTATATACCCAAAGTAATACCGAGAATTCTATTGCTACATCAATTGGAGGCAATGGAGATTCACATTGCCCTGATAAATGCATGGTCAGACAGGACACTGAATTCCCCGAGTCATCTGTTTTACACATTGCAGATTCTCATGCTGGAAGTGGAGAGTGTGAGAAAGTCCCCCATAAGGATATGCCTGGACTGGTTCAAAAGATCAAATGGGGTGATCTAGAGGATGATAGTTTGGTATTGAATAACAGTGCTAATGGAGTTGAAATAAAGTTTGGTAATATTGGAGAGGTTGATCTAGGTGTCTCTGAAAAAAATGAGGTTAAGCACGACTTGGCTTCACTCGTCTCTTCGTCCATAGATACCCAAGCAAACAAATTGGTGGCAGCATCAGTCAGAGAAGAGGAGGCCTCTCATCAGACTCTTTTATCAACTAATGAGGAAAAATTATGCCAAGTTAGCCATCAAGATATAAATAGGGAATTCATAGAAGATTTGGAAGTATTAAGTAATAGTGAAGCAACAGTCTGTCCGGTTACTGATGGCTCAAATTTCAAGGGTATAGGAACTGAACACACCAAACCTGTAGATGATCACAGTTCAAATTTTAATTCTCTCTCTTGTGAGGAAATTGTAACTGAGCCAAAAGTCCTGAAAGCTATCAAGTTACCTGAGGTAGAAAATCCAGTGCTCCATGAAGCAGCAGGTAAGACTGAGATTTGTAGCTTGTCATTGCCTGTTCAGAATGCTGAGTCAGTTCCAACTGAAACTAGTAGACGTGAAAATTCAGGGGGTTCCTTTGATTTGGTTGAAGAACCCCAAATTGAACAAGGGAGTGGAACTCATAATGTGCAAGTTGCGAGTGTCCCCAGTGAAGGTGAGACAGGGGAGAGTAAAGAAAGGTTTAGGCAGCGGCTCTGGTGCTTCCTTTTTGAGAATCTTAATCGAGCTGTAGATGAACTTTATCTCCTTTGTGAGCTGGAATGTGACTTGGAACAGATGAAAGAAGCCATTCTTGTTCTTGAAGAGGCTGCATCTGACTTTAAAGAGCTAAATGCTAGGGTTGAGGAGTTTGAAGAGGTAAAGAGGTTGTCTTCTCAGTCTGTTGATGGGATGCCAATCACTATGAAGAGTGACCATTGTAGGCCACATGCTCTCTCTTGGGAG GTTCGGCGGATGACAAATTCTCCTCATAAAGCAGAGATTTTATCGTCATCACTTGAGGCATTTAAGAAAATTCGGCAAGAGAGAGCCAACATGCTTGAGGCAAGCAAAAAACTCCCTGGGAATGAGTGTCTAAGTCCTCAGTGTATGGATCAAATGAAGAAAACATCTACAATAAATTGTGTAGTGCATGAAGCCGCAGATTCAGCATCAAAGACAGCAGAAAACAAAGGTGTAGATCTCACTCCAGGGAGTCTTagtggaaaagaaaagaatactGAGTCTCTTGGTACCGATAAGGTTAATGTTGTGCAAAATATACGTTCACGCCCACAGAATTCCTTGTCTTTTATAAATTCATCCAAGCCACCTCTAGCTGTAAAATTTAAGCGCGACCAGCTTGAATCTGATGTAGAAAGGTTAGTTTCTAGAAGAGAAAGGGCTCTAGCCGAAGGCACATGTGAGAAAATTCAGAAACCTATAGAACATTCCAAAAGACAAGCAACTGTTTCTGAAAAAGACAAGGAAAAAGAGAAGAGGAATATGGGTGCTCGGAAATCCATGGATGCATGGAAAGAAAAGAGGAATTGGGAAGACATACTTTCATCATCTGTTCGGATTAGTTCTCGAGTTTCACATTTGCCAGGCATGAGCAGGAAAAGTGCTGAGCGTGTACGTGTGCTACATGATAAACTGATGTCCCcagacaagaagaagaaaacttcttTAGATGTGAAAAGAGAGGCAGAAGAAAAGCATGCTCGTGCAATGAAAATTAGAAGTGAACTAGAGAATGAAAGGGTTCAGAAACTGCAGCGTACCTCGGAGAAATTAAATCGTGTTAATGAATGGCAGGCTGTACGCACTATGAAATTACGGGAGGGAATGTATGCTCGCCACCAGCGCAGTGAATCTCGACATGAAGCTTTCCTAGCTCAAGTTGTGAAGAGAGCTGGTGATGAAAGTAGTAAGGTGAATGAGGTTCGTTTCATCACCTCcttaaatgaagaaaataaaaagattatgCTGCGGCAGAAGCTTCACGGTTCTGAGTTAAGGAGAGCTGAAAAACTTCAggtaatgaaaattaaacaaaaggAAGACATGGCTAGAGAAGAAGCAGTGTTAGAACGGAAGAAATTGATCGAAGCCGAAAAATTGCAGCGTCTTGCTGAAACACAGAGGAAAAAGGAAGAGGCTCATGTTCGAAGGGAAGAAGAGCGGAAAGCATCTAGTGCAGCAAGGGAGGCGAGGGCCATGGAACAACTTCGTAGGAAAGAGGAAAGAGCAAGAGCCCAGCAAGAAGAAGCTGAACTTATGGCCCAGAAATTGGCCGAGCGACTCAGTGAAAGTGAACAACGACGAAAGTTTTATTTGGAGCAAATACGGGAGAGGGCTTCTATGGATTTTAGGGACCAATCTTCACCCTTGCTGCGACGATATATGCATAAGGATGGTCCAAGTAAATCAACACCTAATAATAATGGTGATGAGCAGGGGCCAAGTAGCTCTGACTTGGGTTCTGGTCTTGCATTGGGTAAGACAACAATGCAACAACACATGAAACGAAGGATCAAAAGAATTCGACAGAGGCTTATGGCTCTGAAATACGAATTTGTTGAGCCCGTTAATGGAGCTGAAAATGTTGGCATTGGATATAGAACATCCATAGGAACTGCAAGGGCAAAAATAGGTAGGTGGCTTCAAGAACTTCAGAAACTTCGCCAAGCAAGAAAAGAAGGGGCTGCAAGTTTAGGGTTGATAATTGCTGAAATGATCAAG tacTTGGATGGAAGGGAACTTGAGCTGCAAGCTTCTCGCCAAGCTGGCTTACTTGATTTTATTGCTTCTGCCCTTCCTGCTTCTCACACATCTAAACCAGAAGCATGTCAAGTGATGATACACCTATTAAAATTGCTAAGGGTAGTATTATCTGCATCAGCAAACAGAAGTTACTTTCTTGCGCAGAATCTCTTGCCACCAATCATCCCAATGCTTTCAACAGCCCTTGAAAACTACATTAAGATTGCAGCTTCTATTAATGCTCCTGGTAATGGGGTTCCATCAAGCAGAACGtctattgaaaattttgaatcgAGCTCTGAAGTACTGGATGGGTCTTTGTGGACTATCACAACAATAATTGGTCATATAAACTCTGAAGGACCACAACTCCAAATGTGGGATGGTTTGCTAGAACTATTGGTTGCCTACCAGGTTATTCAACGTCTTCGGGATCTTTTTGCACTTTATGATAGACCTCAGGTGGAAGGGTCCCCATTTCCTTCTTCGATTCTCTTAAGTATACGTCTTCTGGTGGTTTTAACATCAAGACCTGGAACTGATAGTACCATTAGTTGTGTATTACCATATAGTGAAAAATGGGCAGGGGATGAAAGTGGAATTGCTATTTCTGTCGTTTCTGGAGATTTTCTTGGAACTGGTTCCACTGAGGATAGTAGCCCTCCAGAATCTGGGTTAAATGGTGGTAAAATTGTACAAAATCCAAAAATGACAGTAGATCAACTGGATGATGAATCATGTGAGCAGAAGATAAAGAATGGGATGAAACCCAGTGATTGTGGTCAGAGGGAGCAGACTGATTGCTCGATTGAGGCAAATGGTGTTAATCTTATCCAGACCGATGATCCACAAGATGGTGAAGTTGTCTTGAAATCTTTTGTATCCCAAGGGGATAAAAAACAACCGGTGGATCTTGTATCTGACGAAAGgataaaaaatattacaaaattgaaaccACCACTAGCATATCTATTATCTGCTATATCTGATACTGGAATTGTTGGTCTCCTGTCTTTACTAACAGCTGTATTGCTGCAAGCAAACAATAGATTATCATCCGAACAG GCTTCATATATCCTTCCGTCTAACTTTGAAGATGTTGCTACTGGTGTGCTGAAGGTGTTAAATAATCTAGCCTCTTTGGATCTCAAATTTATGCAGCGAGTGCTA GCTAGACCAGACCTAAAAATGGAGTTCTTCCATTTAATGAGTTTCCTTCTCTCGCATTGCTCAAGCAAGTGGACAGCTCCTAGTGATCCG ATTGGTCTTCTGCTTCTCGAATCTCTATCCATTCTTGGGCATTTTGCTTTGTTCCATCCTGAGAATCAAGAAGTCCTTCGCTGGGGGAAGAGTCCAACTATACTCCACAAG GTGTGCGACCTGCCGTTTGTGCTCTTCAGCGACCCCGAATTGATGCCAGTGTTGGCTAGTACCCTGGTTGCTGCCTGTTATGGGTGTGAACAGAACAAGTCTGTTGTTCAGCAAGAGCTAAGTATAGATATGCTGCTTTCATTATTGAGATCCTGCAAAAATAATCCACTAGTACCAGCTTTACAATCGACTTCAACTCAAGAGAACGAGGAATCTAATGAATCTAACCCAAATGGTCCCGAGTCTAGAAAACCTCAAACGGATGGTACCATTAGAACCACCCGCAACGTCGGCAGAATGACAAAAACTTCCTTAGGAAGACCTGGAGGAGGTTCCTCAGGAAATAGCAATAGAAgtaacaaaacaagaaaccaCAGAGATAATAGATCAGCTAAAGCATCTGATGAAATAGCTTTGAAGCACAATCAACCAGCAATAGAAGTTGCATCTGTGATGTTGCATTATAGATTCCCTAGCAGTTTTCTTGATAGAGCAGAGCAGTTCTTTTCAACTGGCATTTCCACTGCTGTAGATGGATAA